The following proteins come from a genomic window of Iamia sp. SCSIO 61187:
- a CDS encoding transposase, producing the protein MPALPRGQRHPAELRERAVRMVFEHQHEYPSQWKAVCSVADKLDLNRETLRNWVKQADVDRGGRPGLTTDERARMKDLEREVKELRRANEMAESTGGRTGPVTIRAPRSQEQRHGRNPHPRAEAACVPTPRPWVAARRHRQGDRLHRADGRAHGPRRPVHNRGPRHVGTAPGLFEHR; encoded by the coding sequence ATGCCTGCACTTCCGAGGGGCCAGAGGCACCCTGCCGAGCTGCGCGAGCGCGCGGTGCGGATGGTGTTCGAGCACCAACACGAGTATCCGTCGCAATGGAAGGCGGTCTGCTCGGTCGCCGACAAGCTCGACCTGAACCGCGAGACGCTGCGGAACTGGGTCAAGCAGGCCGACGTCGACCGCGGTGGCCGGCCTGGTCTGACCACCGACGAGCGAGCCCGGATGAAAGACCTCGAGCGTGAGGTGAAAGAGCTGCGCCGAGCGAACGAGATGGCGGAATCCACCGGTGGGCGCACCGGTCCTGTGACGATCCGAGCACCTCGATCACAGGAGCAGCGCCATGGCCGGAATCCTCACCCACGAGCAGAAGCAGCTTGCGTTCCGACTCCGAGGCCGTGGGTGGCGGCTCGTCGACATCGCCAGGGAGATCGGCTGCACCGCGCCGATGGTCGGGCTCATGGTCCGCGACGGCCGGTTCACAACCGGGGTCCCCGACACGTGGGAACCGCGCCCGGGCTGTTTGAGCATCGCTGA
- a CDS encoding class I SAM-dependent DNA methyltransferase, with product MSDTKVIVDKLWNYCNILRDDGLSYGDYLEQLTYLLFLKMAEEQQQLGLERIVPEGYDWPSLLDLKGEALEAHYIAILNHLGGTEDLLGVVFRKAQNRIQDPAKLERLIKDLIGGESWMTLDADVKGDAYEGLLERNAADTKSGAGQYFTPRALISAMVEVMAPGPDMRICDPACGTGGFFLSAFDHIVRHHPNLDPDQKRHLRSGLFTGWEIVDNTARLCAMNLLLHGIESPESDSPVHVDDALRAEPPRVW from the coding sequence GTGAGCGACACCAAGGTGATCGTCGACAAGCTTTGGAACTACTGCAACATCCTGCGGGATGACGGGTTGTCGTACGGCGACTACCTGGAGCAGCTCACGTACCTGCTGTTCCTGAAGATGGCCGAGGAGCAGCAACAGCTCGGTCTCGAGCGGATCGTGCCGGAGGGCTACGACTGGCCGTCGTTGCTCGATCTCAAGGGTGAGGCGTTGGAGGCGCACTACATCGCCATCTTGAACCACCTCGGCGGTACCGAGGACCTGCTCGGAGTCGTGTTCCGCAAGGCGCAGAACCGCATCCAGGATCCGGCCAAGCTGGAGCGACTGATCAAGGACCTGATCGGAGGCGAGTCGTGGATGACCCTCGACGCCGACGTGAAGGGCGACGCCTACGAGGGGCTCTTGGAGCGCAACGCGGCGGACACCAAGTCGGGGGCGGGCCAGTACTTCACGCCTCGGGCGTTGATCTCGGCGATGGTCGAGGTGATGGCGCCGGGCCCGGACATGCGCATATGCGACCCGGCGTGCGGCACCGGTGGGTTCTTCCTGTCGGCGTTCGATCACATCGTGCGCCACCACCCGAACCTGGACCCGGACCAGAAGCGCCATCTGCGCTCGGGGCTGTTCACCGGGTGGGAGATCGTCGACAACACGGCCCGGCTGTGTGCGATGAACTTGCTGCTGCACGGGATCGAGTCGCCCGAGTCCGACAGCCCGGTCCACGTCGACGACGCGCTGCGGGCTGAACCGCCCCGGGTCTGGTGA
- a CDS encoding IS30 family transposase encodes MVGLMVRDGRFTTGVPDTWEPRPGCLSIADREEIFVGIRAGDSLSAIARAIGRVPSVVTREVAANGGRQGYSAWAAHQRARHAARRPKPCKLGAGRLLDEVTKRLEELWSPDEIARRLPLDFPDDPEMRVSHETIYQSLFVQGRGELRRELARCLRSGRASRKKRGTVDGRGRIPGMVNISERPAEADDRAVPGHWEGDLILGEASRSAVGTLVERTTRLVLLLHLDGDRSAVTVEKAMRKAIATLPDELVRSITWDQGAEMSTHASFTTATGIPIYFCDPHSPWQRGSNENTNGLLRQYLPKGTDLSKVSASELVEIQRSLNGRPRKTLGYLTPSEAYAQVVAATA; translated from the coding sequence ATGGTCGGGCTCATGGTCCGCGACGGCCGGTTCACAACCGGGGTCCCCGACACGTGGGAACCGCGCCCGGGCTGTTTGAGCATCGCTGATCGCGAGGAGATCTTCGTCGGCATCCGCGCCGGCGACTCGCTCAGCGCGATCGCCCGGGCGATCGGTCGGGTCCCGTCGGTGGTGACCCGCGAGGTTGCCGCCAACGGCGGCCGCCAGGGCTACTCGGCCTGGGCCGCCCACCAGCGCGCCCGCCACGCCGCCCGACGACCGAAGCCCTGCAAGCTCGGAGCCGGCCGGCTGCTCGATGAGGTGACCAAGCGGCTCGAGGAGCTGTGGTCGCCCGACGAGATCGCTCGACGCTTACCGTTGGACTTCCCGGACGACCCGGAGATGCGGGTGAGTCACGAGACGATCTACCAGTCGCTGTTCGTCCAGGGCCGAGGAGAACTCCGGCGTGAACTGGCCCGATGCCTCCGCTCGGGCCGGGCCAGTCGCAAGAAGCGCGGCACCGTCGACGGGCGAGGGCGCATTCCCGGGATGGTCAACATCTCCGAGCGACCCGCCGAAGCCGACGACCGCGCCGTGCCGGGTCACTGGGAAGGCGACCTCATCCTCGGCGAAGCCAGCCGCAGCGCTGTCGGCACCCTCGTCGAGCGCACCACCCGCCTCGTGCTCCTCCTGCACCTCGACGGCGACCGGTCGGCAGTGACCGTCGAGAAGGCGATGCGCAAGGCCATCGCCACGCTGCCCGACGAGCTCGTCCGGTCGATCACCTGGGATCAAGGAGCCGAGATGTCGACCCACGCCAGCTTCACGACGGCGACAGGCATCCCGATCTACTTCTGCGATCCGCACTCGCCCTGGCAGCGCGGCTCGAACGAGAACACCAACGGTCTCCTTCGTCAGTACTTGCCCAAGGGCACCGACCTCTCGAAGGTCTCCGCTTCCGAACTCGTCGAGATCCAGCGGAGCCTCAACGGCCGTCCGCGCAAGACCCTCGGCTACCTGACACCATCAGAGGCTTACGCACAGGTCGTTGCGGCCACCGCTTGA